The genomic window TGTCGGCGGATTCCCTGATTTCTTTGGCACTACTTCTTCCGAAGCTCATGACTTCGACACGGCAACCCATCGACTTCAAATGGTCAACTAGTACTGCGAAGTCTCCGTCACCGGTTACCAGGACGACCGTGTCGAGTTTCTTGGCTTGTTGCACCATGTCGACTGTCATTCCTAGGTCCCAGTCTCCTTTCTTTTCACCGCCGTAGAACTCCTTCAACTCCTTGATCTTGACCTCGTAGCCAATCTTCCTGAGAGCCTCGAAGAAGTTGTTTTCTCCAGGCGAGTCTCCTTTGATTACATAGGCTGATGCCCGGATCAAGTTACGGTTCATCACCGCTGCATCCAGGACATTCTTGAAGTCTACTTTAGTATCGTAAAGGTTTTTTGCACTGTAGTACATATTTTGAACATCGACGAAAACGCCGACGCGCTGATCATTGTGAATATTAGACATAATTTTTCTACCTTAAATTGTTCTCAATTTATTTGCTTGAAAACCCGGCCGCATCAAGAAAAACTTCTAGCAGCCCTGTCTTCAATAAATAAAAAGTAGAAGGAGTCTTATAAGAGGTTCGAAAAATCGTACTCGGAAAATTCATTTACCAGCTGACCTGTACCATACCTTCCAGCCCCATATCCTACAGCAAACTCGCCAGAATCTAACCAACTAATACCGTCTTCATGATCTAAAAGATGTTCTTGCCCTTCATCCGCTGCCTGCATTAGAATACCTAGAGTTGCTCCTCTTGCAAAACTCCCAGTAGCTGAGGTTTCTAAATCATGTTTATATGTGCTGTAAATCTCCTCAGCTGATCCAGCAACAGCGCCTATACTCATAACGGCCAAATCCTCAATATACTCTCCTTCTGTCAGCAAGTCATCAATCATATTGGTTTCACTCTTTATTCTCTCAACTCTCTAATCTTCTCGATATTCTCTTTGTAACTCGCTCGATTGTCGCTAGGAGTCTCTAAAACCATAGGCAGGTCTTCAAACTCTTCTGCGTTCACGATATTTCTGAAGCCTTCTTCACCAATGTTCCCATATCCGATGTCTTCGTGATTATCTTTCTCACTGCCTTTTTCGTCTTTGGAGTCGTTTAAGTGAAGTACTTTGATCTTGTCCAGTCCTATATCCTCTTTGATTTCTTGTATGAAGTCTTGGAAGCCTTCTTCACTGACTAGGTCGTATCCTGCGGCGTGTGCGTGGCATGTGTCGATGCAGACACCGATTTTTTCATCCGGTGTATCGGCTTGATCAATCATTTTCCTTAGTTCGCCCATAGATCTTCCGAGTGTTGTTCCTTTACCAGCAGTATTCTCCAATAAGAGAGTTACATTGTCTGGTATGTCTAGTTCGTCGATTCCTTCTGCGATTCTTTCTATTCCAGTTTCTCTTCCGCTGCCGGTGTGTGCTCCAGGATGGAATACTACATATTCTACGCCTAGAGTGCTGGCTGCGTCTAGTTCGCTTTGAAGGCAGTTCAGTGATTTCTCGAATAGGTCGTCTTTTGGAGTGGCTAGGTTGACGAGGTATGTTGAGTGGATGACATATGGGTTCTGGTCTTCTTCGTCTCGAAGCTCCTGGAATTCTTCTCCTTCTTCGTCTTCGTATTCTGATACGCTCCAGGTACGAGGGCTTCCTGCGAAGATTTGTCCGCAGTTGCCGGTTTCTTCTTTCTGTCTTTCTATTGCTTTGTTTACGCCGCCTGAGATGCTTACATGGGCTCCTATTCTGAAGGTCATAAAGTGGATTTTATGTGTGATCTTCAATAATGTTTTCACGGTTTATTCTTCCTGGATTTTTTGTTCTGCTTCCTCTCTATTTAGTTCTCTGTCGTGTTGTCGGTCGAAATGTGCTTTGGCTCGGGCTACTGCTTCTCTCTTTTTCTCTGCCCTAAATTCTCTTCCACAGACGCTGCAGGTAAATCGGTAAGGCATCATAGAGTTGGTTAAGAAAACTTTTGCCAACTCCACTATAATAGGATTCTTACGGTTAAACCCGTATCCCTGAACACAACTGAAAGTCTATAATTCGCCCTGTAAAACAGCAAAAACAAGTATCCCGAAAAACAACAGTTCGCCCAAAACAATCACAGAAACAAATACGCCGCCTCTCGACTGCAAGAAACCGATGTTGAAGAAATCTCCTAGAAAAACCAGGAAAACTATCAAAAGTACAGCGCCGACAGCACCGCCAATCCTTAAACCTAGATCCTTCAAAAACCCTTTCCACCCTGGAGATTCGTGGTTCACATCTTAATTGTTTGAACCGTTTGGTCTAAAAGATTCTTCCAGCAAGTTTTTGATGTGAACATTGTTTCCCTAGCACCATCCAACACAGAAATACTGTACGAAATCGGAGCAGGAGACCAAGTAGTTGCCACAACCTCGCTCTGCGACTACCCTGAGAAAGCCCGGGAAAAGCCGAGTATAGGAGGATGGACCAATCCGAAAATCTCTAGAATCCACGAATTCCAACCAGATTTAGTTATCGCTTCAGACGATCTCCAAGACGAAGCAGTGGAGAAAATCCAGTCAGAAGGCTACCCGGTTCTTCAGGTCAAGCCTCACAGCCTGGAAGAAGTCTATGAAAGCATAGAGGAAATTGGAGAAGCAGTAGATAGAGGAGAGGAAGCTGAGGAACTTATTCGTGAAATGAAGTCTGAATTGGATGGTATTTCTCTTGAAGGAAGTCCGAGGATTTACTGCGAGGAGTGGATGGATCCGCCGATGGCTTCAGGCAACTGGATACCAGACTTAATCGAAAAAATAGGCGGCGAATACTTTATAGAGGAAGGAAGAAGTCAGAAATTCAACTTTGGGGAGTTGCAGGATTTTGATCCGGAGTACATCTTCATGCACATCTGCGGTGCAGGAGAAAACCTCAACACAGCCCAGTTAACCGAACGAAAAGATTGGGAAGAAATCGAAGCCGTAGAAAAGAACCAAGTCTATATTATCGACGATAACCTGCTGAACCGACCAGGTCCAAGGCTTGTAGAAGGCGCCAAGAGAATTAAGGAGAAAGTTTCTTAGCTTTATCCAAAGATAATTCCAGAAAAAACTCAGGCT from Candidatus Nanohalobium constans includes these protein-coding regions:
- a CDS encoding cobalamin-binding protein — translated: MNIVSLAPSNTEILYEIGAGDQVVATTSLCDYPEKAREKPSIGGWTNPKISRIHEFQPDLVIASDDLQDEAVEKIQSEGYPVLQVKPHSLEEVYESIEEIGEAVDRGEEAEELIREMKSELDGISLEGSPRIYCEEWMDPPMASGNWIPDLIEKIGGEYFIEEGRSQKFNFGELQDFDPEYIFMHICGAGENLNTAQLTERKDWEEIEAVEKNQVYIIDDNLLNRPGPRLVEGAKRIKEKVS
- a CDS encoding deoxyribonuclease IV: MTFRIGAHVSISGGVNKAIERQKEETGNCGQIFAGSPRTWSVSEYEDEEGEEFQELRDEEDQNPYVIHSTYLVNLATPKDDLFEKSLNCLQSELDAASTLGVEYVVFHPGAHTGSGRETGIERIAEGIDELDIPDNVTLLLENTAGKGTTLGRSMGELRKMIDQADTPDEKIGVCIDTCHAHAAGYDLVSEEGFQDFIQEIKEDIGLDKIKVLHLNDSKDEKGSEKDNHEDIGYGNIGEEGFRNIVNAEEFEDLPMVLETPSDNRASYKENIEKIRELRE
- a CDS encoding LabA-like NYN domain-containing protein, which produces MSNIHNDQRVGVFVDVQNMYYSAKNLYDTKVDFKNVLDAAVMNRNLIRASAYVIKGDSPGENNFFEALRKIGYEVKIKELKEFYGGEKKGDWDLGMTVDMVQQAKKLDTVVLVTGDGDFAVLVDHLKSMGCRVEVMSFGRSSAKEIRESADNFIDMDDKSDKYLVD